The proteins below come from a single Streptomyces sp. B3I8 genomic window:
- a CDS encoding LysR family transcriptional regulator — MAELETRELEYFVAVAEELHFGRAATRLAIAQPALSKAVRRLESRLGTALLLRSSRHVALTPAGEALLTHGRHALNAVGAAVEMARRAGDRHTRLRLVIKAGGDANLLSGILAAYARRPDAHQVDILFGGATDRADHVRDGRADVALLYVPFDDTTGLDHETLTVEGRVAILPPGHRLATRSEVTLADLAQEPLPRWKGVRWTGAPEGRPGPEVEDGAVLMDLIRLGRTVAVLPRSLALPAQPGLVYRPVADAARSALVVAWAQEDRRRPVASFVAAAVEAAGAAGEG, encoded by the coding sequence ATGGCCGAGCTGGAGACCCGCGAGCTGGAGTACTTCGTCGCCGTCGCCGAGGAACTGCACTTCGGCCGCGCCGCGACCCGGCTGGCGATCGCGCAGCCCGCCCTGTCCAAGGCGGTCCGGCGGCTGGAGTCCCGGCTCGGGACGGCACTGCTGCTCCGCTCCAGCAGACATGTCGCCCTCACCCCGGCGGGCGAGGCGCTCCTGACCCACGGCCGGCACGCGCTCAACGCCGTCGGCGCCGCCGTCGAGATGGCCCGCCGGGCCGGCGACCGGCACACCCGGCTGCGACTGGTGATCAAGGCCGGGGGTGACGCCAACCTCCTGTCCGGCATCCTCGCCGCCTACGCCCGCCGGCCCGACGCCCACCAGGTGGACATCCTCTTCGGCGGCGCCACCGACCGCGCCGACCACGTGCGCGACGGCCGCGCGGACGTCGCCCTGCTCTACGTGCCGTTCGACGACACGACCGGCCTCGACCACGAGACCCTGACGGTCGAGGGGCGCGTCGCCATCCTGCCGCCCGGCCACCGGCTCGCCACCCGCTCCGAGGTCACCCTCGCCGACCTGGCCCAGGAGCCACTGCCCCGCTGGAAGGGCGTGCGCTGGACCGGCGCGCCCGAGGGCCGGCCGGGGCCCGAGGTCGAGGACGGGGCGGTGCTCATGGACCTGATCAGGCTGGGGCGCACGGTCGCGGTCCTGCCCCGCTCGCTGGCCCTGCCGGCCCAACCCGGCCTCGTCTACCGGCCGGTGGCCGACGCGGCCCGCAGCGCGCTCGTCGTCGCCTGGGCGCAGGAGGACCGCCGCCGACCGGTCGCCTCCTTCGTCGCCGCGGCGGTGGAGGCCGCGGGTGCGGCGGGGGAGGGGTGA
- a CDS encoding MFS transporter codes for MPLALLALAVVAFGIGTTEFATMGLLPQIADGVGVSVPHAGNLVSAYALGVVVGAPVLTGIGARIPHKRLLLLLSGMFVVGNVASAFAPSFSLLFAARFLAGLPHGALFGVGAVVASRLVPPDRAGRAVSRMFLGLTVANIIGVPAGTALGQHLGWRSAYIAVGVLGVLALFMLAVFVPHQPRGRQSGIRHELRAMSNRHVGIGVLTAIVGFGGFFAVYSYLVPILTHVTGISDSSTTLVLSLYGVGMTVGTLVAGPLTDRALRPTLYAGLSSLALALLAFYFTVHSTVPALVTLVLIGALGALVTTPVQMLLMAKAKNAPTMAAASNHSAFNLANAGGAWLGGLAISAGWGWTSPALVGAVLAAAGLALAVAGGLVDRGSPSEVVTSAGAGQEPATLPATPLPEPAPAPEEPSRRG; via the coding sequence ATGCCACTGGCTCTGCTGGCCCTGGCTGTCGTCGCTTTCGGCATCGGCACGACCGAGTTCGCCACGATGGGCCTGCTGCCCCAGATCGCCGACGGGGTCGGCGTGTCCGTACCGCACGCGGGGAATCTCGTCTCGGCCTACGCGCTCGGCGTCGTCGTCGGGGCGCCCGTACTGACGGGGATCGGCGCGCGCATCCCCCACAAGCGGCTGCTGCTGCTCCTGTCGGGGATGTTCGTCGTCGGCAACGTGGCCTCCGCCTTCGCGCCGTCCTTCTCCCTGCTGTTCGCCGCGCGGTTCCTGGCGGGGCTGCCGCACGGCGCGCTGTTCGGCGTCGGCGCGGTCGTGGCCTCGCGGCTGGTCCCGCCGGACCGGGCGGGGCGCGCGGTGTCCCGGATGTTCCTCGGGCTCACCGTGGCCAACATCATCGGTGTGCCGGCGGGCACCGCGCTCGGGCAGCACCTGGGCTGGCGGTCGGCGTACATCGCGGTCGGCGTCCTCGGGGTCCTCGCCCTCTTCATGCTGGCCGTCTTCGTGCCGCACCAGCCGCGCGGGCGGCAGTCGGGGATCCGTCACGAGCTGCGCGCGATGAGCAACAGGCATGTGGGGATCGGCGTGCTGACGGCGATCGTCGGCTTCGGCGGGTTCTTCGCCGTCTACAGCTATCTCGTGCCCATCCTGACGCATGTGACGGGCATCTCCGACTCCTCGACGACGCTCGTCCTCTCGCTCTACGGCGTCGGCATGACCGTCGGCACGCTGGTCGCGGGTCCGCTCACCGACCGTGCCCTGCGGCCGACGCTGTACGCGGGACTGTCCTCGCTCGCCCTCGCGTTGCTGGCCTTCTACTTCACGGTCCACTCCACCGTGCCGGCCCTGGTGACGCTCGTCCTCATCGGTGCGCTGGGGGCCCTGGTCACCACGCCCGTCCAGATGCTGCTGATGGCCAAGGCGAAGAACGCGCCGACGATGGCGGCGGCCTCCAACCACTCGGCCTTCAATCTGGCGAACGCCGGCGGTGCCTGGCTCGGCGGACTGGCGATCTCGGCGGGCTGGGGCTGGACCTCACCCGCGCTGGTGGGCGCGGTACTCGCGGCGGCGGGCCTCGCCCTGGCGGTGGCCGGCGGGCTGGTGGACCGGGGCAGTCCCTCGGAGGTGGTCACCTCGGCCGGTGCCGGCCAGGAACCGGCCACGCTCCCGGCGACGCCGCTCCCGGAACCGGCTCCGGCCCCCGAGGAACCCTCGCGCCGCGGGTAA
- a CDS encoding beta-L-arabinofuranosidase domain-containing protein, translating to MSVSRRTLLGAGAATLGAAALGGPLAVPAVAAPATGAAPTTPAGRRGTGARTPDAFRRLPPGSVTARGWLAGQLKLQLDGLCGRYEEASHFLDFASSGWVHPERDAWEEVPYWLRGYLPLAIATGDEHALSRSRQWIDAILATQQDDGFFGPRALRTSLNGGPDFWPFLPLLQALRTHEEYSGDTRVVPFLTRFLRFMNAQGPGAFNSSWVSYRWGDGLDVAVWLYDRTGESFLLDLAAKMHSQGVDWTGATPTRHNVNIAQGFREPAQYGRLTGSADLTRATYRAYDTVMTAYGQFPGGGLAGDENYRPGFGDPRQGFETCGIVEFMASHELLTRLTGDPVWADRCEDLAFNMLPASLDPRGASIHYVTAANSIDLDNRPKTQGQFQNGFAMQAFQAGVDQYRCCPHNYGMGWPYFTEELWLATPDQGLAAAMYAPNTVRAQVAGGTTVTVTEETGYPFTDTVTLTVATPRPVRFPLRLRVPGWCRKPELSVGGKPVAAPDGPGWAVVTRTWHDGDVVRLRLPQQARLRQWPGQHGAVSVERGPLTYSLRIGERYDRYGGTGTFPSYEVHATTAWNYGLVPDTPLTLARSGGPVPEQPFTQDTVPLLLTARARRIEEWVADDEHVVAPLQDGTARSTAPEETVTLVPMGAARLRVTSFPTAAPDGRAWTPEPPFRRIENRNSGKVLAVDGMSTENSARVVQYDNTGTGDHAWQLVDRGEGWYLIRNGQSGKVLGVDGMSTANSAIVVQYEDNGTADHLWTSVDNGDGWYRLRNRNSGKVLGVDGMSTADSAQVVQFDDNGTADHLWRFL from the coding sequence ATGTCCGTCAGCAGACGCACACTCCTCGGTGCCGGCGCCGCGACGCTCGGCGCGGCAGCGCTCGGCGGGCCGCTCGCGGTCCCGGCCGTCGCGGCCCCGGCGACCGGGGCTGCCCCCACCACCCCGGCCGGCCGCCGAGGGACGGGAGCGCGGACCCCCGACGCCTTCCGTCGGCTGCCACCCGGCAGCGTGACCGCCCGCGGCTGGCTCGCCGGGCAGCTCAAGCTCCAACTGGACGGTCTGTGCGGCCGGTACGAGGAGGCCTCCCACTTCCTCGACTTCGCCTCCAGCGGCTGGGTGCACCCGGAGCGCGACGCGTGGGAGGAGGTGCCGTACTGGTTGCGCGGCTACCTCCCGCTGGCCATCGCCACCGGCGACGAGCACGCGCTGTCCCGCTCCCGCCAGTGGATCGACGCGATCCTGGCCACCCAGCAGGACGACGGCTTCTTCGGGCCCCGAGCACTGCGCACCTCACTGAACGGAGGGCCGGACTTCTGGCCCTTCCTCCCGCTGTTGCAGGCCCTGCGCACGCACGAGGAGTACAGCGGGGACACGCGTGTCGTCCCCTTCCTCACCCGGTTCCTGCGGTTCATGAACGCGCAGGGCCCCGGCGCCTTCAATTCGAGCTGGGTCTCCTACCGCTGGGGCGACGGGCTCGACGTCGCCGTGTGGCTGTACGACCGCACCGGCGAGTCCTTCCTGCTCGACCTGGCGGCGAAAATGCACTCCCAGGGCGTCGACTGGACGGGCGCCACACCGACCCGGCACAACGTCAACATCGCCCAGGGCTTCCGTGAACCCGCCCAGTACGGCCGGCTCACCGGCTCCGCGGACCTGACCCGGGCGACCTACCGGGCCTACGACACCGTCATGACCGCCTACGGGCAGTTCCCCGGCGGCGGACTGGCCGGCGACGAGAACTACCGGCCCGGCTTCGGCGACCCCCGGCAGGGCTTCGAGACCTGCGGCATCGTGGAGTTCATGGCCAGCCACGAGCTGCTCACCCGGCTCACCGGCGACCCGGTGTGGGCGGACCGCTGCGAGGACCTCGCTTTCAACATGCTCCCGGCCTCCCTCGACCCGCGGGGCGCGTCCATCCACTACGTCACCGCCGCCAACAGCATCGACCTCGACAACCGGCCCAAGACGCAGGGGCAGTTCCAGAACGGCTTCGCCATGCAGGCCTTCCAGGCCGGCGTGGACCAGTACCGGTGCTGCCCGCACAACTACGGCATGGGCTGGCCGTACTTCACCGAGGAGCTGTGGCTCGCCACCCCCGACCAGGGGCTGGCCGCGGCGATGTACGCGCCGAACACGGTCCGCGCCCAGGTGGCCGGCGGCACGACGGTGACGGTCACCGAGGAGACCGGCTACCCCTTCACGGACACCGTCACCCTCACCGTCGCCACCCCCCGCCCGGTGCGCTTCCCGTTGCGGCTGCGGGTGCCCGGCTGGTGCCGGAAGCCCGAACTGAGCGTCGGCGGAAAGCCCGTCGCGGCCCCGGACGGACCGGGCTGGGCCGTCGTCACCCGTACCTGGCACGACGGCGACGTGGTCCGGCTGCGGCTGCCCCAGCAGGCCCGGCTGCGGCAGTGGCCCGGGCAGCACGGGGCGGTGAGCGTCGAACGCGGCCCGCTGACGTACTCCCTGCGGATCGGCGAACGCTACGACCGCTACGGCGGCACCGGCACCTTCCCCTCCTACGAGGTGCACGCCACCACCGCCTGGAACTACGGCCTCGTCCCGGACACACCGCTCACCCTCGCGCGCAGCGGCGGCCCCGTCCCCGAACAGCCCTTCACCCAGGACACCGTTCCGCTGCTGCTGACCGCGCGGGCGCGGCGGATCGAGGAATGGGTCGCCGACGACGAGCACGTCGTCGCCCCGCTTCAGGACGGCACCGCGCGCAGTACCGCGCCGGAGGAGACCGTCACCCTCGTACCGATGGGCGCGGCCCGATTGCGCGTGACGTCCTTCCCCACGGCCGCGCCCGACGGGCGGGCGTGGACGCCGGAACCGCCGTTCCGCCGGATAGAGAACAGGAACAGCGGAAAGGTCCTCGCCGTGGACGGCATGTCCACGGAGAACAGCGCACGCGTCGTGCAGTACGACAACACCGGCACCGGCGACCACGCCTGGCAGCTCGTGGACCGGGGCGAGGGCTGGTATCTGATCCGCAACGGCCAGAGCGGCAAGGTACTGGGGGTCGACGGCATGTCCACGGCCAACAGCGCGATCGTCGTCCAGTACGAGGACAACGGCACCGCCGACCACCTCTGGACGTCGGTCGACAACGGCGACGGCTGGTACCGGCTGCGCAACCGCAACAGCGGCAAGGTGCTCGGCGTGGACGGCATGTCGACCGCCGACAGCGCGCAGGTGGTCCAGTTCGACGACAACGGGACCGCCGACCACCTCTGGCGCTTCCTGTGA
- a CDS encoding helix-turn-helix domain-containing protein encodes MTARRPGAGATPGARAGAGEGAGASAGPHTGASSKAGPGTASGTGARPAPDTYGPGTTFAADVTGAAPGARGFDVFRREWEAQTGEALPLPSFDTGASGAFRIGVRAAKVHDAVVADVRFARFLGRPSGSHELGDRVLVHLMTHGSWRFVGLGGDGGSATVTAGSFLARRNGAPALFDVAPGSRATVLILPTSVLGGSLGARRLLGSSGSAAMRVLTAHARMVRETAHELGRPGVLASRDALVELARGALRQEFDDTEPRLSPALARAAMLLADEHLTDPGLTPSSLARRLNVSLRTLHRAFAGTGEPVAAYIRRRRLECARQELLAPGNAPSVTEAAARWHFTDGSHFTRAFKRQYGETPTQVRARIAPSPRSR; translated from the coding sequence ATGACGGCACGGCGGCCTGGAGCGGGAGCGACACCGGGGGCGCGGGCGGGCGCGGGAGAGGGAGCGGGCGCGAGCGCGGGTCCGCACACGGGCGCGAGTTCAAAGGCGGGTCCGGGCACGGCTTCGGGCACGGGCGCGAGGCCGGCTCCGGATACGTACGGGCCGGGGACGACGTTCGCCGCGGACGTCACCGGGGCCGCACCGGGCGCCCGCGGCTTCGACGTCTTCCGGCGGGAGTGGGAGGCGCAGACGGGCGAGGCGCTGCCGTTGCCGTCGTTCGACACCGGCGCGTCCGGCGCCTTCCGGATCGGTGTGCGGGCGGCCAAGGTCCATGACGCGGTGGTCGCGGACGTGCGCTTCGCTCGTTTCCTCGGCCGTCCCTCGGGATCGCACGAACTCGGCGACCGGGTGCTCGTGCACCTGATGACGCACGGTTCCTGGCGCTTCGTCGGACTCGGCGGGGACGGCGGGAGCGCCACCGTCACGGCCGGGTCCTTCCTCGCCCGCCGCAACGGCGCGCCCGCACTGTTCGACGTGGCGCCCGGGTCCCGGGCGACGGTACTGATCCTGCCCACCTCGGTCCTCGGCGGCTCCCTCGGCGCCCGTCGGCTGCTCGGCTCCAGCGGCTCCGCCGCGATGCGGGTGCTGACGGCCCACGCCCGCATGGTCCGCGAGACGGCGCACGAGCTGGGCCGGCCCGGTGTGCTCGCCTCGCGCGACGCACTGGTCGAACTCGCCAGAGGGGCGTTACGGCAGGAGTTCGACGACACCGAGCCCCGGCTGTCCCCCGCGCTCGCCCGCGCCGCGATGCTCCTCGCCGACGAGCACCTGACCGACCCCGGCCTGACCCCCTCCTCGCTCGCACGCCGGCTCAACGTCTCGCTGCGTACGCTGCACCGCGCGTTTGCCGGCACCGGGGAGCCGGTGGCCGCGTACATCAGGCGCCGGAGGCTGGAGTGCGCGCGGCAGGAGCTGCTCGCTCCCGGTAACGCGCCCAGCGTCACGGAGGCCGCCGCCCGCTGGCACTTCACGGACGGCAGCCACTTCACCCGCGCCTTCAAGAGGCAGTACGGGGAGACCCCCACCCAGGTGAGGGCGCGCATTGCGCCGTCGCCACGGTCGCGCTGA
- a CDS encoding LysR family transcriptional regulator → MDHVDLNLIEVLDALLAENSVTRAAERLHTSPPAVSRALARLRRAFADPLLVRAGRELVPTPRALELRGEVHAVAARARALFAPSAVADPRTAVRMFDLQVTDMLSTTFLPSLIDDLRVQAPGISLRLRPENIEDTPALREGLVDLEIGIIRAGDPEIRSAPLLTETLIGAVRPEHPLAAAKTVTARRFAAADHIAVSRRGRTHGPIDDRLASLGLSRRVVAVVPTFASALFMARETDVVCVAPAGLGRRMLEALGLCAFPIPLELPTLEIGMAWHPRNHHDRTHRLLRARTRHLMTAAGVPHSGQTASSSMQE, encoded by the coding sequence ATGGATCACGTGGATCTGAATCTCATCGAGGTGCTGGACGCGCTGCTCGCCGAGAACAGCGTGACGAGGGCCGCGGAACGTCTGCACACCTCGCCGCCGGCCGTCAGCCGTGCGCTGGCCCGGTTGCGGCGCGCCTTCGCAGATCCGCTCCTGGTGCGCGCGGGGCGTGAACTCGTGCCCACGCCACGGGCGTTGGAGCTGCGCGGTGAGGTGCACGCGGTCGCCGCGCGGGCGCGGGCGCTCTTCGCGCCCTCGGCCGTCGCCGATCCCCGCACCGCCGTCCGCATGTTCGACCTCCAGGTCACCGACATGCTGTCCACGACATTCCTGCCGTCGCTCATCGACGATCTGCGGGTGCAGGCGCCCGGCATCTCGCTGCGGCTGCGGCCGGAGAACATCGAGGACACCCCCGCTCTGCGGGAGGGTCTGGTGGACCTGGAGATCGGGATCATCCGCGCCGGCGACCCCGAGATCCGCTCCGCGCCCCTCCTCACCGAGACGCTGATCGGCGCGGTGCGGCCGGAGCATCCGCTGGCGGCCGCGAAGACCGTGACCGCGCGGCGGTTCGCCGCCGCCGACCACATCGCGGTGTCCCGGCGCGGCCGGACCCACGGGCCGATCGACGACCGCCTCGCGAGCCTGGGTCTGAGCCGGCGCGTGGTCGCGGTGGTGCCCACGTTCGCGAGCGCGCTGTTCATGGCCCGCGAGACCGACGTCGTCTGCGTCGCCCCGGCCGGGCTGGGGCGGCGGATGCTCGAGGCCCTGGGACTGTGCGCCTTCCCGATCCCGCTGGAGCTGCCGACCCTGGAGATCGGCATGGCGTGGCATCCGCGCAACCACCACGACCGCACCCACCGGTTGCTGCGTGCCCGCACCCGGCACCTCATGACCGCCGCGGGCGTGCCGCACAGCGGTCAGACCGCCTCGAGCTCCATGCAGGAGTAG
- a CDS encoding DoxX family protein, whose product MKTAHWIIAGLLALFYLYGGGVKVIRSRERLRPMMEWVDTTPMPVVRAIGVLEVLGAMGLVLPPLTGVAPWLAVAAAVGLVLLQIGASRVHLRRGDRQIALNLALLLTAAVTAWTATAWT is encoded by the coding sequence GTGAAAACCGCTCACTGGATCATCGCCGGGCTGCTCGCCCTGTTCTACCTCTACGGCGGAGGCGTGAAGGTGATCCGCAGCCGGGAACGGCTCCGGCCGATGATGGAGTGGGTGGACACCACCCCGATGCCCGTGGTGCGGGCCATCGGCGTTCTGGAAGTGCTCGGCGCGATGGGACTGGTCCTCCCGCCGCTGACCGGTGTCGCCCCCTGGCTGGCCGTGGCCGCCGCCGTCGGACTCGTGCTCCTGCAGATCGGGGCGAGTAGGGTCCATCTGCGCCGCGGCGACCGGCAGATCGCCCTCAACCTGGCGCTCCTGCTCACCGCGGCCGTCACCGCGTGGACGGCGACGGCCTGGACATGA
- a CDS encoding tannase/feruloyl esterase family alpha/beta hydrolase translates to MSSTSARGARARRFAVLASMVLSAGVTQVLGAEAATPPAAPGGSTTAPRCAALDGTTIPASVMSLPTTGGRVTSASVVTGVVSGTTVEYCQVEAHLFPVDPSAPDITMRVALPQDWNHKALMFGGGGYNGTVPDLTGNVPFGPTDAPAPLARGYATFASDSGHRQSPTAPPSLDGSFGANDEALRNFSAGDALKKTRDASLFLLRRAYRAEPAHTFFAGGSTGGREALVVAQRWPRAFDGVISGYPAWNNLAEALDLGYLTQILSRPGAFPGVEKQTLLYDSVRHTCDGLDGAEDGVVSDPDGCHFDPVTLRCPRGADTGPTCLSDPQIKAVNAMSSPFRWGYRVASGESQYPGFPFLSGADMRTPFLGFGTTAPADPMPVTSGYGMQYWDQWVKYFLTRDPHHNSLDIDPRHPGKWLDRISRLSTIQDRNNADLRPFARAGGKLLLLHGAADELVSPRSTNDYYERVRATVGARPTHDFLRYYVVPGANHANFGTPAFAASWDSLTALEQWVEQGRAPRNPVVSDAAHHRTRPLCEYPEWPRHRAGDQDSAASFVCTR, encoded by the coding sequence GTGAGCAGTACATCGGCAAGAGGTGCGAGGGCCCGCCGGTTCGCCGTGCTGGCGAGCATGGTCCTGTCGGCCGGCGTGACCCAGGTGCTCGGGGCCGAGGCCGCGACACCCCCGGCCGCGCCGGGCGGCTCGACGACGGCGCCCCGGTGCGCCGCCCTGGACGGGACGACGATCCCGGCGTCGGTCATGAGCCTGCCGACGACCGGGGGCCGCGTCACGTCGGCCTCGGTCGTGACCGGTGTCGTCAGCGGCACGACGGTCGAGTACTGCCAGGTCGAGGCCCACCTGTTCCCCGTCGATCCGTCCGCGCCCGACATCACGATGCGCGTCGCCCTGCCTCAGGACTGGAACCACAAGGCGCTGATGTTCGGGGGCGGCGGCTACAACGGCACTGTCCCGGATCTGACCGGGAACGTGCCGTTCGGCCCCACGGACGCGCCGGCGCCGCTGGCCCGCGGATACGCCACCTTCGCCAGTGACTCCGGCCACCGGCAGAGTCCGACCGCCCCACCCTCCCTGGACGGCTCGTTCGGTGCCAACGACGAGGCGCTGCGCAACTTCTCCGCCGGTGACGCCCTCAAGAAGACACGCGACGCGAGCCTGTTCCTCCTCCGCCGGGCCTACCGGGCCGAGCCCGCGCACACCTTCTTCGCAGGCGGCTCGACCGGCGGCCGCGAGGCCCTCGTCGTCGCCCAGCGCTGGCCGCGGGCGTTCGACGGCGTCATCTCCGGCTACCCCGCCTGGAACAACCTCGCGGAGGCCCTGGACCTCGGGTATCTGACCCAGATCCTGTCCCGCCCCGGCGCCTTTCCCGGGGTCGAGAAGCAGACGCTCCTGTACGACAGCGTCCGCCACACGTGCGACGGCCTGGACGGTGCCGAGGACGGCGTCGTCTCCGACCCGGACGGCTGCCACTTCGACCCCGTCACACTGCGCTGCCCGCGCGGCGCCGACACCGGCCCCACGTGTCTGTCGGACCCGCAGATCAAGGCCGTGAACGCCATGTCCTCCCCCTTCAGGTGGGGTTACCGGGTCGCCAGCGGCGAGAGCCAGTACCCCGGCTTCCCGTTCCTCTCCGGGGCGGACATGAGGACGCCGTTCCTCGGCTTCGGCACCACCGCCCCGGCCGACCCCATGCCGGTGACCAGCGGTTACGGCATGCAGTACTGGGACCAGTGGGTGAAGTACTTCCTCACCCGCGACCCGCACCACAACTCCCTCGACATCGACCCCCGGCACCCCGGGAAATGGCTCGACCGCATCAGCCGGCTGTCCACGATCCAGGACCGGAACAACGCCGATCTGCGTCCCTTCGCCCGCGCCGGCGGCAAGCTGCTCCTGCTGCACGGCGCCGCGGACGAGCTGGTCTCGCCCCGCTCGACGAACGACTACTACGAGCGGGTACGCGCCACGGTGGGGGCCCGGCCGACCCACGACTTCCTGCGGTACTACGTCGTACCCGGCGCCAACCACGCGAACTTCGGCACGCCGGCGTTCGCCGCGAGCTGGGACTCGCTCACCGCGCTCGAACAGTGGGTCGAGCAGGGGCGTGCGCCGAGGAACCCGGTCGTGTCCGACGCGGCCCACCACCGCACCCGTCCCCTGTGCGAGTACCCCGAGTGGCCCCGGCACCGCGCGGGCGACCAGGACAGCGCCGCGAGCTTCGTCTGCACACGCTGA
- a CDS encoding methyltransferase, with product MTETPTHRAADGPAPDPAADVAQLLNMLTGGAVVQILHATVRLDIVDHLAAEPLTAKEVAGREGSHEGATYRLMRAAASLGVLSYEGEGRFGLTGRGQLLRAGVPGSLRSLLLIQAGPSHWGPWGLFPEAVREGASQAKKVLGADIFDYYGQPENAESARVFADAMSDMSALVTHGVAAEADVKGATTAVDVGGADGHLVMTLMEADPALRGKVLDLPHAVDGAVKEAERRGLSERFTGVAGDFFTEVPAGDLHLLKTVLHDWDDERCTRILANCRAASREGGRALVVETLVGELGEPDFAAISDMAMLCVTGGVERDLDEFDALFAATGWRRGRTYPVGGGYSCMELEAV from the coding sequence ATGACCGAGACCCCCACGCACCGGGCCGCCGACGGCCCCGCCCCCGACCCGGCGGCGGACGTCGCGCAGTTGCTGAACATGCTCACCGGCGGCGCGGTGGTCCAGATCCTGCACGCCACCGTCAGGCTCGACATCGTCGACCACCTCGCCGCCGAACCGCTCACGGCCAAGGAAGTGGCCGGGCGGGAGGGCAGTCACGAAGGGGCCACCTACCGGCTGATGCGCGCGGCCGCCTCGCTGGGGGTGCTCAGCTACGAGGGCGAGGGCCGCTTCGGCCTCACCGGACGCGGACAGTTGCTGCGCGCCGGGGTGCCGGGCTCCCTGCGCTCCCTGCTGCTGATCCAGGCCGGGCCCTCCCACTGGGGCCCCTGGGGGCTGTTCCCCGAGGCGGTGCGCGAGGGCGCCAGCCAGGCGAAGAAGGTGCTGGGCGCGGACATCTTCGACTACTACGGACAGCCGGAGAACGCCGAGTCGGCCCGGGTCTTCGCCGACGCCATGAGCGACATGTCCGCCCTGGTGACCCACGGTGTGGCGGCCGAGGCCGACGTCAAGGGGGCCACCACCGCGGTCGACGTCGGCGGCGCCGACGGACACCTCGTCATGACGCTGATGGAGGCCGATCCCGCGCTCCGCGGCAAGGTGCTCGACCTGCCGCACGCCGTCGACGGCGCGGTGAAGGAGGCCGAACGGCGGGGCCTGTCCGAGCGGTTCACCGGCGTGGCCGGCGACTTCTTCACCGAGGTGCCGGCCGGGGACCTCCACCTGCTCAAGACCGTGCTGCACGACTGGGACGACGAGCGCTGTACGCGCATCCTGGCCAACTGCCGCGCCGCGTCCCGCGAGGGCGGTCGTGCGCTGGTGGTCGAGACCCTCGTCGGCGAACTCGGCGAGCCCGACTTCGCGGCGATCTCGGACATGGCCATGCTCTGCGTCACCGGCGGTGTCGAGCGCGACCTCGACGAGTTCGACGCCCTCTTCGCCGCCACCGGGTGGCGGCGCGGCCGTACGTACCCCGTCGGCGGTGGCTACTCCTGCATGGAGCTCGAGGCGGTCTGA